GCAAAGGAGTCCTGAGAATATGCAAAAgacaataatttatatttatcatttcTAAACAGAAGATTTCATGAACTCCATCTTTGAATTGAATGATTAAAAAAGGATTAAATATCAGCCCTTGACAAAACACATTCCTTAAAACAATTTTGTAAACAGCACccattgtttgttattattttagattacatatactgtagttggaataagtacaatatttattaataatttatcaTTGCGTTTAATTATCTGTAtttacagtgctcaccctttataacgctatagaGGGGAGATAGTTACAAGGCTGTgttatttgtgttccgccttataacgagtataaaagggctactgtaatggcattatgaaccaaatgggagccatgactctACTGTGTTATAATTATAATGGGGCGCATTATAACGGGTGAGGACTGCATTTAGCATGATTCATCCatcattctgctgtttttttttgtttgtttattaccccccacccccccccccccccccgccccatgCAGAATCGTCTTAGATTATGATTCAGGCTGTGTCTAAAGCATGTGTCTAAAAACATTGTATTCTGATGAATGTTGACTAAGCTGCACATATTTCAGATTTTCTGGACAAAACTATTGAATATCAAATATACAGAGTTGGTGTAGAGTTCAGTTTGGCCTACAATAAGCCTTAACTTGCAGTATACTGTAGGTTTTACAAAGTAACTGCATAAAATAATGATGGACGTATTCTTACTACAAAAATGGTTTAACTAAAAGGATTTGAAGTTGTTACACTTTGAAATCTAATGACTGCAAATATTAATTTGTTACAGGGATGACCATGAATCTGAACCGTTGAAAAGGACGGTTAGAGAGGTCAATGCCCCAGCTGCTGTGGACTGTAAAATGAGCCCCTGGACAGAGTGGAGTGAATGTGATCCATGTTCGGAAAAAATGGTAAGAGAAAGACTAGAACAACGACTCTTATAATAATGCCACATCAGATTCAATAAGGGGGACAATGTCTAATGGGGAGCTGCATTGGTCTGGCAGCAGAACAACAAGCAGGTTCTTCTTAAAGTTATCAAAAATTTAGTCTTGTATACGTACAGTATATCCTCTAACAAGCTACTCAcaatattcatttacatttttgtttgttgattacattttatgtaaattCCCACTTTGAAAATTACTGTTGGACCTAGAATTAATATCAAACCTCAACTAATAAAGTGTTTACTAAAATGTGCACCTCCATTTTACAACTTCTAGTTATCAGAGCACTCTAACACAAAAAATGTGCCTAGCATCAACTTGTATCAGTGGGGCAAACAGACTCAAATTCCAAAATCAATACAAGCAGAAAAGTTAAGAACTCACCCATTGCAATTCAAGAAGGATTTGTAAAGTGGTAATAACCATTTTATCTGAGATAATCatgtaattattcattttaaatgttaaattcagTATGCTTGCAGTAGATGATTTTCCActgtaattattaatttattcttTGCTCTTCCTCCAGTTTCGTTCAAGGAGTATTGAAACATTTGGACAGTTTAACGGGCTGGTCTGTAATCAGCCAATAGGAGACAGTAAATCCTGCAAAACTCAAGCTGTGTGTGATCACGAGGAGCCCCAGtgtgcaaaaacatattttttgtgtgATTCAGGTAAATGAAAGTGAATTGCTCTTGTATGCTTTACAATTAATAGCCGAAGTGATTATTGCATTAGAGGGAGGTTGTGACTCTTGTTCATTTCTACAATTAGGTCGCTGTATTAAAAAGAGACTGGAGTGTAATGGAGATAATGATTGTGGAGATAATTCTGATGAGAACTGTGATGAGGAACCAAAGAGGCCTCCTTGTCAGAACCATGATATTGAAGTCTCCGAGCTAGGAAGAACAGCAGGATATGGGTAAACTTCAGAAAAAATGATCATAGCAGTGCTCTGACATGGCAAACATCATTCATAGCAGTGCACTGACACAACTAGCATCATTCATAGCAGTGCACTGACAAAACAAGCATCATTCATAGCAGTGCACTGACACAACAAGTATCATTCATAGCAGTGCACTGACACGGCAAGCATCATTCATAGCAGTGCACTGACACGGCAAACATCATTCATAGCAGTGCACTGACACAGCAAGCATCATTCATAGCAGTGCACTGACACAACAAGCATCATTCATAGCAGTGCACTGACACGGCAAGCATCATTCATAGCAGTACACTGACACAACAAGCATCATTCATAGCAGTGCACTGACACGGCAAGCATCATTCATAGCAGTGCACTGACACAACAAGCGTCATTCATAGCAGTGCACTGACACGGCAAGCGTCAATCATAGCAGTGCACTGACATGGCAAGCGTCATTCATAGCAGTGCACTGACACGGCAAGCATCATTCACAACAGTGCACTGACACGGCAAGCATCATTCATAGGAGTGCACTGGCACAGCAAGCATCATTCATAGCAATGCACTGACACGGCAAGCATCATTCATAGCAGTGCACTGACACAACAAGCATCATTTTCAAACCAATAAGGTTTACACAAGCTGACACCTGACAGTGCAGCTTTACAAAGTtactgttgaaaatgttttttttttctagaacgaTATCCACGATTGAACTTCATctagagaatcatagaatgcagTTGTGTAGTTAGGCACTATTTTTCTGTCTTTGTTGCAGATTTCTTGAAGTTATATAATAGTGCACTAGGGTCTGGTGTAATACCCTTGATAGctgagagattatatatatatatatatatatatatatatatatatatatatatatatatatatatatatgtgtgtgtgtgtgtgtgtgtcagactaGACACTAGCTATTTACAGTAATCAGTGGCCCTCCTGTAAAGGTAATTTAACttagtatttttttgttaaaacactaTTAAGCAAAGGTGTAATTTCTCATTCATATAGCATCAATGTACTTGGAATGGAGCCCAGAAGTAATCCTTTTGACAATGAATACTATAATGGGATTTGTGACAGAGTTCGAGATGGAAATACCAAACAGTATTATCGCAAACCTTGGAATGTTGCAACTCTATTATATAATGTAAGGCTGCTCTTAGATTTCAGATAATTTTATCCGCAAAATCCAAAGAAGATTGACGATCACATTGACAAAGTGGCACAATGGCCTATATTTATAAAGCAAGTCTATGCATTTGCAGGCATGCCAGCTTTATGAATATAGCCCAACTTCTTACCATTAAAATAGACTAAATTATCTAAATAAAAATTAAGTCAGTCTGTTTTcttagaaaataaatggttgaatATTTTGTTCCCTTTAAAGACATTTACAGATGAATCATTCTCAAAAGAGGTATATGAAAGTTCAGATTCTCTGGTCAAAGAGATCTTGACGGAGAATTCTCTTAAATTTCAAGTGGGGATGTCATTCAAGATCATGCCAACAGAATGTAATGTCACTTCTAACATCAAGTTGGATGTCAATTTCGAAAGGACTGAAAAATTGAACACATTAAATGAATACTCTCTTAGTAAGGTAAAATCATTTTTTCAATTATACACATAATTCAACAAAGTCTAATCTTATGTATCATTTATCAATTTTATACTTTTAAACTAACTGTCCTATTTGTGGATTTGCAGAATAtttaagtaatggagcactctgCAATATTGCTAGACTAATCACTGTCTTGCTGTGTCACAAAAGAGTGGACAGAGCCAAACATAGCTCCTAAAAATCTACAAGCAAGATGGTGGTATCAGAAGCCACTAGGAATTACATTAAACGAGTAAAGTGATATTATAAATGTGATATGGGATTCACTGATGTGTCCTGTTTTTCCCTTGGGCGTTTGTGTGCACcaaattattataattaccattttataataaatcaatgaataTAACATTAATTAGATTAGTAAGATCTTTCTaacagttaaatgttttttttccaacttTGTTTATATTTAGACAATATCCTTTTTGCGTGTGAAAGGTAGGATTCAGCTGGGTACTTTCAAAATGCGGAGCAGGGACCTTATGCTTACAGATACATTCATGGAAGACTTAAAATTTCTACCAGTAAAGTATGAGAAAGGGGAATACTTCAGGTTTTTTGAGGACTATGGTACTCACTTTGCTGATTCTGGGAAAGTAGGAGGCCAATACGATCTTGTCTTTGTgataaataaacaggaattaaaacaacaaagtaagTTTTTCTCATATTTAACATTTCTAACATGTTCAAAGGAATCTAAACTCTTTGTGACTTGCTAATAGttccatttaaatgtaatggTTTTGAATGGCAACTCGCTGTTGTAGCATAAATTTGCTTCCATGGAAAGGTTTATTGTGGGAAAGTGTCAGACCAGAGTTCTTGGTGAGTTGCAAAATGCAGCACAACAGGGTCATGCTTATATGATTCAATGGACCCAAATCATAATCtaacacattatttaaactttcaataaaatgacacaactttcattatatattttttttcatgtgattaAAAAAGTCACACATATAGTATGCATGTTTTACTATGTAACACCTGTATCAAGATATCAGTTAAGCAAAACGATTACAAACTGCAGTTCCGTAATCATTTCAGATAAGGAAATGGAAGAAGTCCAAAACTGCCTTGGATTTAATTTTGGAATGGACATTAATGCAAATGACATGAGTACATTTGCAACTAGTATTAAACCCAATTTCTGCAAGAAAACTAAAGATGGAACAACTGGTAAGTcggatttaatttttttgtgctcAATTTATTGGATTTAAATTAATGGACATCTGTCAGACCTCTTGTGCTCAATGAATCCCAAAATATCTAATAGCCCCATcatcaaatatattttcaattgtCCATGAGAATGCATTGCTGATAACATATATGACTGGTTAACAGCTAGTTGTGAGATTGAAAATCAATGTATAAAACAGGTACAGCAGCACACCAAAGTTTCTTGGCTAACAATAGTGTTTGATCCATGTCTTAAAACTATACACTGCATATACCCTACCAGGAAAGGCACAATAGTGAGGTACTGTAGCAGGTCCCTTTGCATGTTTCCAAGAGGCCTTTCTGTATAGAAGTGGCCATACATTATTAAATGATAGCAACGAGGAAAGTATTAGGAGCCTGCTGTTATCCccactgtagttttatttttgatctttTATATTGCATATGGAGTGACAAGGAATCAAATATCCTGTGGTTGATCATATGTTTAAAATGGTGTATTTTCAGATCAAAAGTCTACTAATGATTTGATTAAGAGCACTCTTTCCTTTGTCCATGGAGGGACTGCTACAAATGCTGCTTCCATCAGACAGCACATTAAAGAGGAGGGTGTGGCAGATCTAACTTCCTATGTAGAGTGGGCTGCATCATTATCTGATGCTCCTGTTCTGATTGACACTACAGTAAGTAATGGGAGCTACTATTCAGTGATTGTCCAGAAACAATCTATCATGATATGTAATTGTGGTGGGGTGCCCCGTCCCTGTgcgtatttatgtattttatgttttatgtggggtgttattgttggtgtgtatgtatattgGTGCATGGAGTATAATGTGGGctatgcagagagagagagagagagagagaaagagagagagagagagagagagagagagagagagagagagagagagagagagagagagagagagagattgttacAGAATTAGAATTattaatataacaattgctacttgtgcggGAGGACCCCCACGATACTTGTTTTTGTTCATccactatttgtttgtttgtctatttattttggctaatatgccattttgtttgttcagtgtttgtttgttcaaatcttttatttatttatgtgttctgtatttcttggcctgatgtcaccacacaagccagcctgttcacagcaATAAACAAGTTTGTTTATATCGATGAAAGGTCTAGCATAGGGTTGGTGATTTCTTTAGTACAACACAATAAACCAAGCGTTGCACTGATATCTCAAACCAGTGGAAATGTATGTTTTAGCTGAGACACAACCAGACTTTTAAgatgagggttagggttagttctAATTAAATAATTGCTTATCAAATCACACTATAGCTCTATAAACAAAGGAGGTGTTTTCTGTAGAGGATTTTGTGGAGAACAATGATTGTGATGATAACACATTTACTGTTTAGTGGTGGGGGTTTGGTGTGAAATCTCTCTATGCATCCAACTGTGCATGTCCCCCTTTAAAGTTACGGAACATTTAACGTTATGGTACTGTGAATCATATTATGTATTCTCTTTTCTCAGCCAACTCCAATATATACTTTAGTGCCAGTGACAATGCAACATGCCaacgaaaagaaagaaaatatggaGAGAGCCCTTAATGATTACATAGCGGATCCTCAGTTCACACCAGCGTTTCACGTTCGGTACTGTTTTACCAACCGTGTCATCGTGTCGATTTTCCCCGTTACGTAGACAGAAACAGGTATTTAATACTGCCAAAGAACGGACGGGTTGAcaattttttatataactttaaaTTTTCCATATCATCAATGGTCTGTAAAGACCGGATTAGGTCACGATGTTAAACCGACTTGCgaatatttaaaagacaaagatTTACGACTGTAAACATTTTGGTTTAtaacaaaatatgcaaaaatcagctcatatatatatatatatatagatatatatattatattatatatatatatataggctgctGTGTAGAGCAGGAGTGGGCAAATCTGGCCCTTCACAACCAGGTCTTTGTTCTAACCATGTTCTTAACTGTTTATGTCACGATAGACAGGTAAATAGTGGGCAAGTATATTCATTCTAATTACAGTAAGTAGCAGAACTTCGCCACCTGGTGAAAGGTACAGGTACAAGGTCCCATGATTTTGGTATATGCTGGTAATTAGGAATCTAGTTCTTGGTAACACTTTCATTCGGATCCCTTGTTGCAGGTTCTTTTTGATCCCAGGACCACacaacacaaggtagttatacatAGCTTTTATTTAgtacacaagtttttaaaaaggtggAATTTCATAGGTCACAGCACACAATATAATTTCTTTATCTGTTTAACACAGAATAGTCTAATtagtaaaaatgcaaaataatccTTTAATAGCCGGGGTATAGCAATTAAAAAGAATGCATTAGAATTTGCCAAAAACATAAAATCTAACATTTGTAATGCAACTGGCTATATTTTTTgccaagagaaaataaaaatttcagTCCCACAAGTCTTAATTCTGTTAATCACTACAGGTGGGTCTAACTGATTGCAACTGTTTGCAGTATGCTTAGAAACGAAAGTCTGTGTTCAGCGCAACTCCCTCTTGTCTCCAGGAGCACTCATGGATTCTTCCATGTGGCAGTGATAAAGCTTTAGAACTGGGCTCCAGCGAAACAAAGTAATTATTCAGCACCGGTTGTAAGAACAGATTTCAATCCCAATACTGGTTCACTCAATAGTCAATATTTATTACTTCATTTGTCTATCAAAAATATAGAAACAGTCTCAGCTTACTCTAGTCATTCCAACCCGGATTATCTTGACTGGTGATACGGCAGTCACGGTATTACAGAGTAAGCGAAAATAGACAACCATCAGCATCTTCTGCAGCCAAACACAAGCACAGATACACACAGTTCTTCCGGTAATGTAATTCCCTGCTTGTTGCCTTGATCACGTCTCTTCCAATctctg
The sequence above is a segment of the Polyodon spathula isolate WHYD16114869_AA chromosome 2, ASM1765450v1, whole genome shotgun sequence genome. Coding sequences within it:
- the c9 gene encoding complement component C9, translated to MTSLTVLCVSLCTLCILQRSILVHGDLDTDDHESEPLKRTVREVNAPAAVDCKMSPWTEWSECDPCSEKMFRSRSIETFGQFNGLVCNQPIGDSKSCKTQAVCDHEEPQCAKTYFLCDSGRCIKKRLECNGDNDCGDNSDENCDEEPKRPPCQNHDIEVSELGRTAGYGINVLGMEPRSNPFDNEYYNGICDRVRDGNTKQYYRKPWNVATLLYNTFTDESFSKEVYESSDSLVKEILTENSLKFQVGMSFKIMPTECNVTSNIKLDVNFERTEKLNTLNEYSLSKTISFLRVKGRIQLGTFKMRSRDLMLTDTFMEDLKFLPVKYEKGEYFRFFEDYGTHFADSGKVGGQYDLVFVINKQELKQQNKEMEEVQNCLGFNFGMDINANDMSTFATSIKPNFCKKTKDGTTDQKSTNDLIKSTLSFVHGGTATNAASIRQHIKEEGVADLTSYVEWAASLSDAPVLIDTTPTPIYTLVPVTMQHANEKKENMERALNDYIADPQFTPAFHVRFADAFQSTTPEGNWGCWSAWSQCRSGKHTRTRKCNTEESGGTCKGDTSSSDYC